Proteins encoded together in one Cicer arietinum cultivar CDC Frontier isolate Library 1 chromosome 4, Cicar.CDCFrontier_v2.0, whole genome shotgun sequence window:
- the LOC101489611 gene encoding single-stranded DNA-binding protein, mitochondrial: MYSVAVRLAKHLRPSSHGGVPRTATLWYSTLINGNDVDDQPSRDNDGANKEGLDEEFDDFLGGRPELQLQGVDPRRGWGFRGVHKAIICGKVGQAPVQKILRNGKNVTIFTVGTGGMYDQRIVGSKDLPKPAQWHRVAVHNEVLGAYAVQQLFKNSSVYVEGEIETRVYNDSINGEVKSIPEICVRRDGKIRLIKSGESVDKISLDELREGLF, from the exons ATGTATTCTGTGGCGGTAAGACTTGCCAAGCATCTCCGACCCTCATCTCAcg GTGGTGTGCCGAGAACTGCGACGTTATGGTACTCAACATTGATAAATGGAAATGACGTTGATGATCAACCTTCACGGGATAACGATGGGGCAAACAAGGAAGGATTAGATGAAGAGTTTGATGATTTCCTTGGTGGCAGACCTGAGCTACAACTGCAAGGTGTGGATCCTAGAAGAGGTTGGGGATTTCGCGGTGTGCATAAG GCAATTATTTGTGGAAAagttggccaagcccctgtacAGAAGATATTAAGGAATGGGAAGAATGTAACCATATTTACAGTTGGGACAGGGGGGATGTATGACCAGAGAATTGTAGGATCAAAGGATTTGCCAAAACCTGCCCAGTGGCATCGCGTTGCCGTGCATAATGAGGTACTAGGAGCTTACGCAGTTCAACAACTCTTTAAAAA TTCTTCAGTGTACGTTGAGGGTGAAATTGAGACTAGAGTTTATAATGATAGTATTAATGGCGAAGTTAAAAGCATTCCAGAGATATGCGTTCGTCGTGATG GGAAAATTCGCCTCATCAAGAGTGGAGAGAGCGTTGATAAAATTTCCTTGGATGAATTGC GAGAGGGATTGTTTTAG
- the LOC101489069 gene encoding probable protein phosphatase 2C 5 isoform X1 encodes MIKTDLSRMKQPLIPLATLIGRELRNEKTEQPFVKYGQAGLAKKGEDYFLIKTDCQRVPGDSSTLFSVFAIFDGHNGISAAIFAKESILNNVMSAIPQGISRDEWLQALPRALVVSFLKTDMEFQQQGETSGTTATFVIIDGWTVTVASVGDSRCILDTQGGAVSLLTVDHRLEENVEERERVTASGGEVGRLNVFGGNEVGPLRCWPGGLCLSRSIGDTDVGEYIVPIPHVKQVKLSNAGGRLIIASDGIWDALSSDMAAKSCRGVSAELAAKLVVKEALRSRGLKDDTTCLVVDIIPSDYPLSPMTTTLRKKHNMLSSLLFGKKSQNTTNKGTNKLSAIGVVEELFEEGSAMLTERLGKDVPSNMNSGIFRCAVCLADQPSSDGLSANTDHIITPVSKPWEGPFLCTNCQKKKDAMEGKRS; translated from the exons ATGATTAAGACTGACTTATCAAGGATGAAACAACCACTTATTCCATTGGCAACCCTGATCGGCCGTGAGCTACGTAATGAAAAAACTGAGCAGCCTTTTGTGAAGTACGGGCAGGCTGGCTTGGCAAAGAAAGGAGAAGATTACTTTCTAATCAAGACAGATTGCCAGAGAGTTCCCGGGGATTCTTCAACACTGTTTTCTGTCTTTGCG ATCTTTGATGGACATAATGGTATATCCGCTGCTATTTTTGCGAAGGAAAGCATACTAAACAATGTCATGAGTGCAATACCGCAAGGTATAAGCAGGGATGAATGGCTTCAAGCTCTGCCTCGGGCTCTAGTTGTTAGTTTTTTGAAAACTGACATGGAATTTCAGCAACAAG GGGAAACCTCTGGAACAACAGCTACATTTGTTATTATTGATGGATGGACTGTTACAGTTGCATCTGTTGGGGATTCCCGATGCATATTAGATACCCAGGGAGGTGCTGTTTCTCTCTTGACAGTTGATCACAGATTGGAAGAAAATGTAGAAGAGAGGGAACGCGTTACTGCCAGTGGTGGTGAAGTAGGAAGACTCAATGTATTTGGAGGCAATGAG GTGGGGCCTCTTCGCTGCTGGCCTGGTGGATTGTGCCTTTCTAGATCGATTGGTGACACAGACGTGGGAGAATATATTGTTCCAATACCACATGTTAAACAAGTGAAG CTTTCAAATGCTGGTGGAAGGCTTATTATAGCTTCTGATGGTATTTGGGATGCTTTGTCTTCTGATATGGCTGCCAAGTCATGCCGGGGTGTATCTGCAGAACTTGCTGCAAAGCTGGTGGTTAAG GAAGCTCTAAGGTCAAGAGGGCTGAAGGACGATACAACCTGCCTTGTTGTAGATATTATTCCTTCGGATTATCCTTTGTCACCAATGACAACAACTCTTagaaaaaaacataatatgCTAAGTTCACTTCTCTTTGGAAAGAAATCTCAAAACACTACAAACAAAGGAACTAATAAGCTTTCTGCAATTGGTGTTGTAGAGGAGTTATTTGAAGAGGGTTCTGCAATGCTTACAGAGAG GCTGGGTAAGGATGTTCCTTCCAATATGAATTCTGGTATTTTCCGCTGTGCGGTTTGCCTAGCAGACCAACCCTCTAGTGATGGTTTATCAGCGAACACCGATCATATTATCACTCCAGTTTCTAAGCCATGGGAAGGTCCATTCCTCTGCACAAACTGTCAGAAGAAGAAAGATGCCATGGAAGGAAAAAGGTCGTGA
- the LOC101489069 gene encoding probable protein phosphatase 2C 5 isoform X2: MSAIPQGISRDEWLQALPRALVVSFLKTDMEFQQQGETSGTTATFVIIDGWTVTVASVGDSRCILDTQGGAVSLLTVDHRLEENVEERERVTASGGEVGRLNVFGGNEVGPLRCWPGGLCLSRSIGDTDVGEYIVPIPHVKQVKLSNAGGRLIIASDGIWDALSSDMAAKSCRGVSAELAAKLVVKEALRSRGLKDDTTCLVVDIIPSDYPLSPMTTTLRKKHNMLSSLLFGKKSQNTTNKGTNKLSAIGVVEELFEEGSAMLTERLGKDVPSNMNSGIFRCAVCLADQPSSDGLSANTDHIITPVSKPWEGPFLCTNCQKKKDAMEGKRS; the protein is encoded by the exons ATGAGTGCAATACCGCAAGGTATAAGCAGGGATGAATGGCTTCAAGCTCTGCCTCGGGCTCTAGTTGTTAGTTTTTTGAAAACTGACATGGAATTTCAGCAACAAG GGGAAACCTCTGGAACAACAGCTACATTTGTTATTATTGATGGATGGACTGTTACAGTTGCATCTGTTGGGGATTCCCGATGCATATTAGATACCCAGGGAGGTGCTGTTTCTCTCTTGACAGTTGATCACAGATTGGAAGAAAATGTAGAAGAGAGGGAACGCGTTACTGCCAGTGGTGGTGAAGTAGGAAGACTCAATGTATTTGGAGGCAATGAG GTGGGGCCTCTTCGCTGCTGGCCTGGTGGATTGTGCCTTTCTAGATCGATTGGTGACACAGACGTGGGAGAATATATTGTTCCAATACCACATGTTAAACAAGTGAAG CTTTCAAATGCTGGTGGAAGGCTTATTATAGCTTCTGATGGTATTTGGGATGCTTTGTCTTCTGATATGGCTGCCAAGTCATGCCGGGGTGTATCTGCAGAACTTGCTGCAAAGCTGGTGGTTAAG GAAGCTCTAAGGTCAAGAGGGCTGAAGGACGATACAACCTGCCTTGTTGTAGATATTATTCCTTCGGATTATCCTTTGTCACCAATGACAACAACTCTTagaaaaaaacataatatgCTAAGTTCACTTCTCTTTGGAAAGAAATCTCAAAACACTACAAACAAAGGAACTAATAAGCTTTCTGCAATTGGTGTTGTAGAGGAGTTATTTGAAGAGGGTTCTGCAATGCTTACAGAGAG GCTGGGTAAGGATGTTCCTTCCAATATGAATTCTGGTATTTTCCGCTGTGCGGTTTGCCTAGCAGACCAACCCTCTAGTGATGGTTTATCAGCGAACACCGATCATATTATCACTCCAGTTTCTAAGCCATGGGAAGGTCCATTCCTCTGCACAAACTGTCAGAAGAAGAAAGATGCCATGGAAGGAAAAAGGTCGTGA